In Oncorhynchus clarkii lewisi isolate Uvic-CL-2024 chromosome 2, UVic_Ocla_1.0, whole genome shotgun sequence, one DNA window encodes the following:
- the LOC139378852 gene encoding sphingomyelin phosphodiesterase 5-like, whose amino-acid sequence MSLRESPFPNSFVEGLHAVSWGLILPCFWFLDRLIAVCMSTSLERTQRHEQECYLHPLKVFFGFILFLALFLVTAPLAFLGFLLWAPLQAARRPFSYHQEPPSRPAPAEEGERNLGFEAGANKATFGFATANLCLLPDGIARFNNLGHTQRRATAIGRSIVQGVNRPHIRIFVDSPSSCGTLSPSSSLLPGPSTTSPASYGATDPACQPPPQAHSDEDQADGAVPTTTPPKPSDSNYVVYVPCDDTEESSHSPAPVINTNYNSNQQDRKGHRNPPRALLTQGVAQRGQAGPDDVPWEVSSLFPANVDILCLEEVFDKRAAVKLTNTLGPLFNHILYDVGVYACQPPGSCSSFKFFNSGLFLASRYPVLEAQYHCFPNARGEDALAAKGLLSAKVLVGQNQKEKKLVGYFNCTHLHAPEGEGEIRCEQLNMLTKWIQEFQVTNSKPDEVVVFDVLSGDFNFDNCSPDDSLEQKHSLFEEYRDPCRAGPGQEKPWVIGTLLEQPTLYHEDVRTPENLQRTLEREELRKQYISSPVALEGCPMVYPELGQPWVGRRIDYILYRESSISKHCRTEIEEFTFVTQLAGLTDHIPVGLRLNVFLDSDTAQSE is encoded by the exons ATGTCTCTGCGGGAGTCCCCATTCCCCAACAGCTTTGTGGAGGGCCTCCATGCAGTGAGCTGGGGTCTCATCCTGCCCTGCTTCTGGTTCCTGGACCGCCTCATTGCCGTCTGCATGTCCACCAGCCTGGAACGCACCCAGCGGCACGAGCAGGAGTGTTACCTTCACCCTCTCAAGGTGTTCTTCGGCTTCATCCTCTTCCTCGCCCTCTTCCTGGTCACGGCTCCCCTGGCCTTCCTGGGGTTCCTGCTTTGGGCTCCCCTCCAGGCCGCCCGAAGGCCCTTCTCCTACCACCAGGAGCCACCGTCGAGGCCAGCACCAGccgaggagggggagaggaacctGGGCTTTGAGGCAGGGGCCAACAAGGCCACTTTTGGTTTTGCTACTGCCAACCTGTGCCTATTGCCGGACGGCATCGCACGCTTCAACAACCTGGGGCACACGCAGCGCCGTGCCACCGCCATCGGCCGGAGCATCGTGCAGGGCGTGAACCGGCCACACATCCGCATCTTTGTGGACTCTCCCAGTAGCTGTGGCACCCTCAGCCCCTCCAGTAGCCTGCTCCCCGGCCCCTCCACCACCAGCCCTGCCTCATACGGCGCTACAGACCCAGCCTGCCAGCCACCACCCCAGGCTCATTCAGACGAGGACCAAGCTGACGGAGCGGTCCCAACAACGACACCCCCCAAACCCAGTGACTCAAACTATGTGGTGTACGTGCCCTGTGACGACACTGAGGAGTCTTCCCATTCTCCCGCCCCCGTCATCAACACCAACTACAACTCCAACCAGCAGGACCGGAAGGGCCACAGGAACCCTCCGCGGGCCCTACTCACTCAGGGGGTCGCCCAGCGCGGTCAGGCTGGGCCAGACGACGTGCCCTGGGAGGTGTCTTCTCTCTTCCCGGCCAACGTGGACATCCTGTGTCTGGAGGAGGTGTTTGACAAGAGGGCAGCTGTGAAGCTGACCAACACCCTGGGGCCCCTGTTCAACCACATACTGTATGATGTAGGGGTGTACGCCTGCCAGCCTCCCGGCAGCTGCTCCTCCTTTAAGTTCTTCAACAGCGGCCTGTTCCTGGCCAGCCGTTACCCAGTGCTGGAGGCCCAGTACCACTGCTTCCCTAACGCCCGGGGGGAGGATGCCCTGGCTGCTAAAGGCCTGCTCTCTGCCAAG GTGCTAGTTGGCCAGAATCAGAAAGAGAAGAAGCTGGTTGGATATTTTAACTGCACACACCTCCATGCACCTGAAG GTGAAGGGGAGATCCGCTGTGAGCAGCTCAACATGCTCACCAAGTGGATCCAGGAGTTCCAGGTGACCAATAGCAAGCCTGATGAGGTGGTCGTGTTTGACGTGCTTTCTGGGGATTTCAACTTCGACAACTGCTCACCTG ATGACAGTCTAGAACAGAAGCACAGTCTGTTTGAGGAGTACAGAGACCCCTGCAGGGCCGGGCCGGGCCAGGAGAAGCCCTGGGTCATTG GCACTTTGCTGGAACAGCCTACTCTGTATCATGAGGATGTAAGGACCCCAGAGAATCTTCAAAG gaccctggagagagaggagttgaGGAAACAGTACATCTCCTCTCCTGTGGCCCTGGAAGGCTGTCCCATGGTCTACCCTGAGTTGGGTCAGCCTTGGGTGGGGCGCCGCATCGACTACATCCTCTACAGAGAGAGCTCCATCTCCAAGCACTGCCGAACT GAAATTGAGGAGTTCACCTTTGTGACCCAGCTTGCTGGCCTCACCGACCACATTCCAGTGGGCCTGAGGCTCAATGTGTTCCTGGACTCAGACACTGCCCAGTCCGAATGA
- the LOC139378864 gene encoding mitochondrial assembly of ribosomal large subunit protein 1-like — MYVLHCSRQFVSQILSHNVLLGYTGVVRGACLISKARRSTTFLYRRYTFLASQQLHPHLSAFYNGIRRYYADLHAEENVLKSDTPGKLLAQQDEYEMQSDSSQRNPQEDFNLDVLVSLLRQENAADICVIKVPEDIKYTDYFIVVSGSSSRHLRAMALYAIKVYKYMKKDRDPHAKIEGKDAEDWMCIDFGRMVVHFMLPETREVYELEKLWTLRSLDEQLSSIPVETLPEDFIYGADVTK, encoded by the exons ATGTATGTACTACATTGTTCTAGGCAATTTGTCTCTCAGATACTTTCACATAATGTTCTTCTAGGGTATACTGGTGTGGTTAGAGGTGCGTGTTTAATTTCAAAAGCGCGACGCAGCACAACATTCTTGTATCGACGTTATACATTTCTTGCCTCTCAGCAATTGCATCCACATCTCTCTGCATTTTACAACGGTATTAGACGATATTACGCCGATTTACATGCTGAAGAGAATGTTTTAAAGTCGGACACCCCTGGCAAGCTTCTGGCACAACAAGATGAATATGAGATGCAGAGTGACTCAAGCCAAA GAAACCCACAGGAGGACTTTAACCTCGACGTGTTGGTGTCCCTGCTCCGCCAGGAGAATGCAGCAGACATCTGTGTCATCAAGGTACCTGAGGACATCAAGTACACAGACTACTTCATCGTTGTCAGCGGCTCCTCCTCAAGACACCTCCGTGCCATGGCCCTCTACGCCATTAAAGTG TACAAATATATGAAGAAAGACCGGGACCCACATGCCAAGATTGAGGGAAAGGATGCAGAAGACTGGATGTGCATTGACTTTG GAAGGATGGTGGTCCACTTCATGCTACCAGAGACCAGAGAGGTGTATGAACTGGAGAAGCTGTGGACACTACGTTCTCTTGATGAACAGTTGAGCTCCATCCCTGTTGAGACGCTCCCAGAGGACTTCATATATGGAGCTGATGTCACCAAGTGA